The Ovis aries strain OAR_USU_Benz2616 breed Rambouillet chromosome X, ARS-UI_Ramb_v3.0, whole genome shotgun sequence genomic sequence CATTTGAAGGAGTATCCCGGTGCTGGTATTCCCAGTACTCCTGAAGGTTGTCAGAGTTTCTGTGCATCTTCCACTGCCATTACAGCCACCTCATCCATCAAATCAGAAGAGGGCTACATGATCCAGGAAGAAGAGAGTAGTCCAGGCACTTCACTGGCTCTGCTAGACCCCAGGAGTGTGCCTATATATGTTCTAGATGAGGAAGTGAATTTGCTGGTGAATTTACTGGTGAATTTCCTGCTGCTTAAGTATCAAATGAAAGAGTCGATAACAAAGGCAGATACGTTGAAGATTATCATCAACAAGTGTGAAGTCCACTTCCCTGAGATCTTTCTGAGAGCCTCTGAACGCATGATGATGCTCTTTGGCCTTGATCTGATGGAAGTGGATCGTACCAATCACTGCTATCGCCTCCTCATTAAATTGGGCCTCATCTATGATGAGATAAAGCACAGTGAAGGGAACCTGCCCAAGACCAACATCCTGATACTTATCCTGAATGTGATCTTCATGAAGGGCAACTGTGCCACAGAGGACAAAGCCTGGGAAGTTCTTAATGTGACTGGAATATATTCTGGGATGAATCACTGCATCTTTGGGGAGCCCAGGAAGCTCATCACTGAAGATCTTGTGAAGGAAAAATATCTGGAATACTGGCAGGTGTTCAACACTGATCCTGCAGGATTTGAGTTCCTGTTGATCCTCAGAGCTCATGCTGAAACCACCAAGATTAAGGTCCTGGAGTTTCTGGCCAAAGTTAATGGGACTGACCCAAGTTCTTTCACATCTCAATATGAGGATGCTCTGCAAGATGAAGAAGAGAGAGCCTGAGTCAGAAGTTGCCACTACAAATTCTAGTGCCAAGGCTAGCAGCTTCTCCAACAGCTAAATGAGTCAGGGATAGTTTCTTCATGCATTGTTGAAAAAGGCAGTTAGTGTTTGTAGAATTTATCTCTGAGGTGGGGCTGAAAGGAAGACAGTATTTGTGCCTATGTCTTCCTAttttgtatgtttaatttttaactttttatttagttattttggtctcattagttatctatttttgaTGTATGTACTAttcaaatattgtttattttgtttattttttaaatgaatgtttactATTTCTTTGGCCACATTGCatagcatgagggatcttcttTCTCTTACTAGAAATTGAACTCATGCCCTTGtgatggaagcatggagtcttaaccaccaggctaccaggaaagtccctgttgtTTCTTTCAATATAGATTTAATTGCCTTCAAAATCTTCAAGTTTTTGAATGATACTGGTCACACGTTTAATGTTATAATGAGGTTTAAAGTAAGAGTTTTGTTGTTTCATAGAACAAATTGTGAAACCGTCTTACTTTGTCACCTGTAATAAGAATATGGCATTGCTATACACACTCTCTTAGAAATGTGATGGATCAGTATTAAGATAGTTTGGATcaataaggaaagagaagaaagtctAAAGATATTAAGGCATTCTTATCCCTTTTAGTTCTTGTTttgtaaaagtaaatgaaatgtaCATGAATTTTCTAGTTCTTTCAACAGtgtgtaagaaataaatgttaataaattgAATCTCACACTCACTGAACCATTTATTCCCCCAGCCTTCAGTGACTACCTACTCTTCGTAAAGCTTAGCTTTAATACTGGGAATGTGAAGTACTCAGGACCTGCCCATGGAGTTTAACATATAAAAACAGTAATCCTTTAAGGACAGTGGTGGAATCTTATATTCTAAACAATTAGTAAAATGAAGGAGTCAGTGGGTAGAGGTGGGCAATCCTATGAGATTGTCAAAGTGTTATTGCAATTAGATGTGGCAACTTGGGACGTTGGGAAACTTCAGGTCCTTTAGTAGGAGTTAATTTTACATGAAACTAGATGATGGGCTACCCAAAAGTCACCGGGTTAATAATTGGCCATCACCTGGGAGAGCCAGTGCTCACTTCATTCAAAGGGAATTTCAATTAAACTGTGTTCAGtgtaatttggaaaataaataagaattaaagtttCGTTAgggataaaatgaatgaaaatgtgtAACAAAGTGCCATGGAAGGAGCAGGAGAGAAAAAATAGTTTTCCCTCTTGGTCCTTCCCTGAGTTCCCCTtgtaaaaaaaagataaacatcagaaaaacaaattcagTGTTTGTATTGGAGCATCACAAATATATGAGACTCAA encodes the following:
- the LOC101121400 gene encoding melanoma-associated antigen B16-like yields the protein MRPLTSAFFWLGGASPLFSFLTILLSVTSKSHHASASRESQCSHDQCLRTCIQSQSLEVAQVSNALEETHLPSHLLMPGHLKEYPGAGIPSTPEGCQSFCASSTAITATSSIKSEEGYMIQEEESSPGTSLALLDPRSVPIYVLDEEVNLLVNLLVNFLLLKYQMKESITKADTLKIIINKCEVHFPEIFLRASERMMMLFGLDLMEVDRTNHCYRLLIKLGLIYDEIKHSEGNLPKTNILILILNVIFMKGNCATEDKAWEVLNVTGIYSGMNHCIFGEPRKLITEDLVKEKYLEYWQVFNTDPAGFEFLLILRAHAETTKIKVLEFLAKVNGTDPSSFTSQYEDALQDEEERA